ctatatGTAATACGTATGTTATGAAAACAGAGCTAGGCACATGGTGGAGGCTGTAgagcagctgtgcgcaacctgcggccgtacggccgcatgcggccgtgggcaaggactttggcggcagtggacgtgtatattaaagtgtacgtaatggcggccgtgcaggtgtagggtctctggactccagtgagtaaggggtctcaacgccgcggaatctttgtcggccgggtcggtatggtgacgccgaaagccgatttggactctggggtctctagactcctgcaagtgtagaatctcaaacaccgcagaaccttccttagccgggtcggtatgttgaccaaaatgttgccctttatatattcatcgtggaaatcagcagtagaatacccacaactacgagaactggccaggaacattctcgttcttttcggaagcacttatttgtgcgaagcagcgttttccagaatgaaatatctgaaaaacaagtaccaaacccgattggtagacagcaatctagagtctggaatacggctaatggtctccagcgagtcccctgactttgcaagtctgtctgcaaacatgcaagagcaaggaagccattaatggcgatgttttccaaacttcctgaaacaattgctgtaaaggttttttgtcctatatgacgtttcgtagacatttttttacatatgtagaccagtaaattgaatattgtcagatatatcatactctgttttaatgtgtaatctgtaaattttttacataaatcataaaacattattaagtttacttggacttactggcggccgttattaaagtaaaaagtctgtagtgcggccgttattaaagtaaaaagtctgtagtgcggccgtcaatagcggaaaggttgcgcatgcctgctgTAGAGCCTTTGGTGAGAAGCTGTTTGTATGACgccctgttctttattttgtttctagaaaaggaaaaaggatatAAACTTCTATGTCTCCtccatgttgatttgtttttgacacaACACTAAGTAGGATGGATTTGAGTCGTTACATGTGCTTACTGTCCATTcaggagtgaacctcactctttagtcaggacagttCAGTTGTACTTCTCTCCGGTGGGAATTCTGGTGTGTCTCTGAAGTGTACTGCTCTGACAGATTTGTTTGCAACATTcgaaacagcaatatggcttctctttgaGATTCATTTCTCAACAATAGTTTAGTTTGCTTACTTTTCAGGACATGACTGAACCTTACTCTTGAGTCCTGAAGGGTTCTTGTTTTTCTGGACTGATTTTTGAACTGctactgtttttattctgttgtgaactctcgtgtgtatctgaagattaCCTTTATGTGAAAAcggtttaccacattcattacagcaatatggcttctctccagtgtgaactctagtgtgtatctgaagaatgctcatttgtgaaaactgtttaccacattcattacagcaatatggcttctctccggtgtgaactctcatGTGTTTCTGTAGACTGTCCATCCGTGAAAACTGTTTATcgcattcattacagcaatacggcttctctccagtgtgaatcctcgtgtgtatctgaagactGCCTTTATGTgaaaattgtttaccacattcattacagcaatatggcttctccccggtgtgaactctcgtgtgtttctGTAGACTGTCCACCTGTgagaactgtttaccacattcattacagcaatacggcttctctccggtgtgaactctagtgtgtatctgaagattgcctttatgtgaaaactgtttgccacattcattacagcaatatggcttctctctagtgtgaactctcgtgtgtatctgaagactgcctttatgtgaaaactgtttaccacattcattacagcaatatggcttctccccggTGTGAACTGTCGTGTGTTTCTGTAGACTGGCCGtctctgaaaactgtttaccacattcattacaacaatatggcttctctccggtgtgaactctcgtgtgtatctgaagatggcttttttgtgaaaactgtttgccacattcattacagcaatatggcttctctccagtgtgaactctcgtgtgtttctGTAGACTGCtcatatgtgaaaactgtttaccacattcattacagcaatatggcttctctccagtgtgaactctagtgtgtttcTGTAGACTGTCcatctgtgaaaactgtttaccacattcattacagcaatatgtcttctctctggtgtgaactctcatgtgtttctgaagattgctcgtctctgaaaactgtttgccacattcattacagcaatatggcttctctccagtgtgcactctcgtgtgtttctgaagactgctcatttgtgaaaactgtttaccacattcactacagcaatatggcttctctccggtgtgaactctcatGTGTTTTTGAAGATCacatttttgtgaaaactgtttaccacattcattacagcaatatggcttctctccggtgtgatctctcatgtgtttctgaagagcactcctgttagagaattctctgccacattccacactgcagtgatttttcttacctgtgtaaaatttaaaacaaaaagggaaaaaaaagcttaTTATCAATTCGCTGCCTTATTATCAACATTAACTCACATTAAATACATGATGGCTGAAATTAGGAACAACCTTTAATCAGCATAAGCAATTATAAAACTTTTGTTGTACTTAGAAAACacacttaatttgttaattttatgtcCTTTATTACAACTGCTCAGTAGAGCCACATGTATAAAACTTCCTTATGCTCGGCCACATATATGAAAGTTgtttcttatgcaaaagttaggatttataaaactCGAACTTGCCATTTAAATTGGCTCAACGTTCCCTCAAGTTTTGAGCATTTTTAAGTCCCATGCAGTCTTTatttgtgttggcattttagcaactccaggtggaaaaatgaagaactgaatagaaaatctcatttcatgacacatttcacattctgatgtttgacaggctacacaagaagtgagttttgatgtatcacaatgacattttggctcatgatgatgacttagctgatttagactccctactgtcaacctctttgaagtgtgtgctgaactgcagccttcattacagagaccaccatgcagaaatcacacaatcccaATTCTCTTACAGGTCTTAACAGTTATGGGTTATTTGACGATGgcagcttttcagtgtgaactgcctGACTGGTGAGGAATTTCTCAGTCACCCTGTGCCATGTaatgccatctgtatgggatggtatactTAAGACGGTAGAGAGATACATGCAATATCATTACCATCAGGGTATGCAAGTCGTGATCAAATTGAAATCTGCAGCAACGTCTTCTGtcttcagcagtggtggtcttacttggcctacaagtccctttgtgattactgagctcaccagtgtgttctttcttgttATTGATATCCCAGACAGTTGAATTGGGTAATCTTAAGGTTTTTCGATGTCTATtatgatttcattattattttccagcttctttgactttcattggtacagctcttgccctcatgttgaacaatggcaactacagagacCAAAGGTAGTCTGTAGGTAGGAGTAAGCTGAGGTGTCTTAGGCCTGCAAGactaaagcaatgaaacacacctgaggaatcacaaacacctctggcaccaattgtcccaaacattacgttgtcctgaaatgggaggacgattcagaaaaagtgctgtcatttctacaaggtgtgattgaaatgtttgcaaatccccttaaatgaaaatcagtaatttgcactttaattacatctgaattatttaattcgTAATTTTAAACGGTGGATTAAAGGTGTAAATGCAAGAAGAATGTTTCATTGCTTCCACCATTATGGAGGgtactatataaaacaaaatgccaCGCCAAGCATGAAAAGTGCACCTTCAATAATTAGAATGTGTCCTGACATTTATCCACACTTGAACTAAAACCACttgacaccaaaacaaacaacaaaatgtcttctttcatTCACCAAAGGAAAAGAGAGCAATGGATGAGTGACGCCTCAGTGCACAGGCCTACAGAACTGCAGTGACCTCAGAGAAGAATTAGAAGATGAGAAAACGGAGGAAGAGCACAGCTGCTGGTGTTTCAGCTCTACAGGGTAGTGGCAGGTGACACCAGGACTGGTAACCTATGTGACACACTGGTGACATTTATACTCACCATTATAATGTTAAAGGGTATCTACTATCAGGACTTATTTTTGTTGACTAAGCTAACATTTGCCAGGTTTTACGGTCTATTTAATccaatgtgtgtgttcatgtatggaATTATTATCTCTGTTATGGCTGCAAACATCAAGCAGTCCaagcctgcactcaatgaagagcgctataaagaagaaatacaactgaattaaacagtAGTGTTACACTAATTAATCAGTCTTGAATTAAAATTGCccagtttttgctgtttattgtgaAATCGGCTTGCAGTTGGTCGACTGGTCTACTGATTTCATGACATGGAATATGTTAAGCTGAGGACACGCGTACATCTGACAGAGTGCACAGAGTGGaaactgatgaagaaaataaCTGTTGTGTGGAAAT
Above is a window of Erpetoichthys calabaricus chromosome 1 unlocalized genomic scaffold, fErpCal1.3 SUPER_1_unloc_23, whole genome shotgun sequence DNA encoding:
- the LOC114642862 gene encoding gastrula zinc finger protein XlCGF57.1-like isoform X3, with amino-acid sequence MDVKWDTCDVDANIMEKTVNIKEDNCEWESIYIKQESLSIKEEDSELQPVSIKEEPEEKSVSIETHNHTNLNSVKEDNLQDGVVTRLDSSYSRHCSSPEPSINVKSESLEAEETTSVRAQKNKRPPSKKSGKSKKNHCSVECGREFSNRSALQKHMRDHTGEKPYCCNECGKQFSQKCDLQKHMRVHTGEKPYCCSECGKQFSQMSSLQKHTRVHTGEKPYCCNECGKQFSETSNLQKHMRVHTREKTYCCNECGKQFSQMDSLQKHTRVHTGEKPYCCNECGKQFSHMSSLQKHTRVHTGEKPYCCNECGKQFSQKSHLQIHTRVHTGEKPYCCNECGKQFSETASLQKHTTVHTGEKPYCCNECGKQFSHKGSLQIHTRVHTREKPYCCNECGKQFSHKGNLQIHTRVHTGEKPYCCNECGKQFSQVDSLQKHTRVHTGEKPYCCNECGKQFSHKGSLQIHTRIHTGEKPYCCNECDKQFSRMDSLQKHMRVHTGEKPYCCNECGKQFSQMSILQIHTRVHTGEKPYCCNECGKPFSHKGNLQIHTRVHNRIKTVAVQKSVQKNKNPSGLKSKVQSCPEK
- the LOC114642862 gene encoding gastrula zinc finger protein XlCGF57.1-like isoform X1; amino-acid sequence: MDVKQETCDVDANIMEKTVNIKEEDCQWESIYLKQDSLSIKEEESEPQSVGIKDEPEEKSVSIETHNRTNLDIVKEDNLNDGCQDGVVTRLDSSHSRHCSSPEPSINVKSESLESEPKRADETTSVRAQKNKRPPSKKSGKSKKNHCSVECGREFSNRSALQKHMRDHTGEKPYCCNECGKQFSQKCDLQKHMRVHTGEKPYCCSECGKQFSQMSSLQKHTRVHTGEKPYCCNECGKQFSETSNLQKHMRVHTREKTYCCNECGKQFSQMDSLQKHTRVHTGEKPYCCNECGKQFSHMSSLQKHTRVHTGEKPYCCNECGKQFSQKSHLQIHTRVHTGEKPYCCNECGKQFSETASLQKHTTVHTGEKPYCCNECGKQFSHKGSLQIHTRVHTREKPYCCNECGKQFSHKGNLQIHTRVHTGEKPYCCNECGKQFSQVDSLQKHTRVHTGEKPYCCNECGKQFSHKGSLQIHTRIHTGEKPYCCNECDKQFSRMDSLQKHMRVHTGEKPYCCNECGKQFSQMSILQIHTRVHTGEKPYCCNECGKPFSHKGNLQIHTRVHNRIKTVAVQKSVQKNKNPSGLKSKVQSCPEK
- the LOC114642862 gene encoding gastrula zinc finger protein XlCGF57.1-like isoform X2, which produces MDVKQETCDVDANIMEKTVNIKEEDCQWESIYLKQDSLSIKEEESEPQSVGIKDEPEEKSVSIETHNRTNLDIVKEDNLNDGCQDGVVTRLDSSHSRHCSSPEPSINVKSESLEAEETTSVRAQKNKRPPSKKSGKSKKNHCSVECGREFSNRSALQKHMRDHTGEKPYCCNECGKQFSQKCDLQKHMRVHTGEKPYCCSECGKQFSQMSSLQKHTRVHTGEKPYCCNECGKQFSETSNLQKHMRVHTREKTYCCNECGKQFSQMDSLQKHTRVHTGEKPYCCNECGKQFSHMSSLQKHTRVHTGEKPYCCNECGKQFSQKSHLQIHTRVHTGEKPYCCNECGKQFSETASLQKHTTVHTGEKPYCCNECGKQFSHKGSLQIHTRVHTREKPYCCNECGKQFSHKGNLQIHTRVHTGEKPYCCNECGKQFSQVDSLQKHTRVHTGEKPYCCNECGKQFSHKGSLQIHTRIHTGEKPYCCNECDKQFSRMDSLQKHMRVHTGEKPYCCNECGKQFSQMSILQIHTRVHTGEKPYCCNECGKPFSHKGNLQIHTRVHNRIKTVAVQKSVQKNKNPSGLKSKVQSCPEK